TCTAAGCCACTCTCTCTTTAAAGTTCTATGGCAAAGTAGCAAAACTCCTTATATATGGAGCTCAATAGAGTTCTAAAAAAGACAATACTACCCTTGCACTTTTTGCTATCTCCAATGTGACAGTGCCACACTCTCAAGCAGGGGCGGATTTAGGGGGGGCAGGCACGGGCTGCAGCCCCCCCCAAGATTCAGCCCTCCCCCAGATTTGCAAGGGAGGAGGGCTGAAATGGGTTATGGATCTGGGGGCCAGCCCTCCCCCAGATCTACTCCTAGATCCGCCCCTGCtctcaagtgtaattttgtttactTTGGAGATAAAAATGTTAGTTTGGTTTCCCTCCTTATCTATCaccctatttttctctcttctctctcatttctcttgttGTCAACTCATCGATTGGTGCATTGACTTCTCGCTATCGTCTCGTTACTGTGCAGCGACAAGGCAAAATGgtaagagaaaagagaaaaaagaaagagaaacagCGAGGCAAGCAACAGGTCGGTGAGGCAAGATAGCGATCGACAAATCGACGATGgtaagaagaagagagaaattagagaaaaatgaaatgacTAGCAAAGAagctcaaaataacttttttaccCAGAAGGCAATGTCACTCAAGACAAGAGGAACAAAATGGCACTCCCCGCTGCCTCATTTATGGTGCATTAAATCCAACCACCAAAGTACTTTTCAAATTCATTCGTCTTTGCAAACTCCGCTTGCCAACaacttttctgtttttttcAAGTACAAgaattaattttcaatcttgAGGTTCCATCGgccaataaattttaaaatagatcaaataaattactttttataaataagattttgttagctaattattgaatttttatttttaaaaccttTCAATGCAATCGATTGGTCGGTTGTTGGTTGAAGTGACTTCATGTACGAAAGTTCAATAACTTATTTGACAGATAAATCACACcaaatatcactaaattttagtgtattttttattttggtcattaaattttaattctttttaatatgatcatatataaaatttttcaaccATTTTATAACCAGAGTGGATGACATGACGTTGATGTAgcaagtaataaaaatattgtataataatattttaatataatattattatatattaacaaatgGACGTTCTGATTAGTTGTCAttgcacaataatttttattatttatcacaTTAGtcaaaatcttatatgtgatcatattacaaaactttttaaacttctgtgatcacattgaaaagaattaaaatttagtaatcaaaataaaaaatatactaaaatttagtgattttttgtGTGATTTATCCTTTATTTGACACATTGTAAACTTCCAAAGGTAAGGAcaaaagatgattttttttttcctttcccacTCAAATTAAGATCATTTTAAGCAATAATGAAATTCAACCCAAATTAAATAATCTAGAGTTGTACCATTCAAGTAAGATTTATTTTCGTGCTTCATCTAAtctgatcaaaatataaatttatataatattatagtaataatattttattcttatttctcataatttttttttaatttaaaattttcacgTAAATCTTCtatgtttgattatttatttggtAATTTAATCGTAATTTTTATGTCCCAAGGTGGGGATTCTTCGGCCCATggctagacatggccaaaattgaaccggaccggcggttcgaaccggaaccggaccggccggaaccggacccggaaccggccgaaccggaaccggaactggaaccggaccgaactggcgaaattcggtccggttccggttcaaggttccggagaaccggaaccggaaccgccggttctggttccgcggaaccggaccGTTGCCCCCCCCCGTGCTCCCCCCCGTCCCCGTGCGGccgtgccccccccccccccccgtgctCCCCCCCCGTCCCCGTGCGGCtgtgccccccctcccccaacggtccaaaattggaccgttggccccCCCCGTGCTCCTCCCCCGTCCCCGTGCGGCCgtgcccccctcccccaacggtccaaaattggaccgttggccccCCCCCCGTGCTCCCCCCCCGTCCCCGTGCGGCCgtgcccccccctcccccaacggtccaaaattggaccgttggccccccccccccccccaacggtccaaaattggaccgttggctgccacccccagccaattttattttatttttttttaaattttataattcctatctatatatacccctccctcccccactcatttttcacactttctctctctctctctatctctctctcaagtctcaagctattattctctcaattttgtctctcatttaatatttcaatttcaatttcttcaatcttctcattttgttatttatcaatttattcaattatattgttaattatttattacttgttactatattattttatcattattatatttttttattatcatacttttttcaaaaaaatggcaagtgaaggtagaaattttgaaaatgttgaaaatgttgagtttgaaactcaaaattttcaaacacaagagagtgaaactcaacaaaagggaggtggaaaaatttctacttctgatatttttaatattcatttcaagaaaacaccaaaaggagatggtaaatttgatgtatcttgtaattattgtaatcaggtatacaaattcaagcaaggaggtggatatggtactttcgcccgacatttgcaaacaaagcacccgctcaaggttggattgagccgcgattaaacacaaatatccgggtttgctacctcttcaaactctcctcaattatttcattataatgaagctaattgtaggtctggtttagctgaaatggtagcaattgatcatttatcttttagttttggtgaaaaattaggttttactcgattttgtcaaaactttgttaatcctagttttaaatcaattcctagaaatactttgaaaaggaatttgttaaaattgtttaaaaactcaaaaattgaattgataacatattttcaaaacaataatattaatgtttttatttgtagtgatatttggagtgatcattggcaaactcattcatatatgggtattacttgtcattgggttgatgaaaattatgttttacaaaaaagaattcttgcgtattgatgttttgatgaaagtcataatgctgaaaatatttgtagattaattcaacaaattttacaagaatatagattagttaatagaattttttcaatttcttttgataatgcatcggctaatactgcttctattaatgaattgaaaagaatttgccaaccaaattttgagtggaagattttttcatgttagatgtgcatgccatgttttaaatttatgtgttcaagatggtattaagtcacttaattcttatttagatccaattagaaatgttatttcttatatttgggtacaccctcgaactgcaaaagcatgggcacatttttgcacctccaatggtcaaaccccaaaacgtttttcaaaagatgtccctactcgttggaactcaacttttaaattacttaatcaatcttttgaatataaagatttattgtgttcttttgcagcaaattatattccacaatatcttatttttccaactatgtggaatgtttgtagttcaattttgaatattttacgaatttttaatgatgctactcatacacttagtagtatttataaaccaacttcacatcaatttttaatagaagcaatgaatgtggccggtgtattaatggaaggaattaatgttgaagaaatttgtcatgctgttttagaaatgagagaaaaatggttatgttattatcaatttattcctgaaatttttcttgttactatggtatttgatcctaggtgtaaatttgatggtttaattgagtgtttgtctaactattattcattgttaggattagaaaataatgaagaaattgatgtgaatattataatttctaaggttagaactttatgcaatcaattatataaagcatatgttattgctcctagtagtgaagaatcattttcaTCCATAgctccgcattcctcttcctcccaatcaatgaaatggggtcataaatttttagatcaaaggaggaaaaaacctagatcgagctcacattcggagctcgaaacttatctaaccacagtttttgagtttggtgatgatacaggtttaaattttgaaattttggagtggtggaaaaggcacaaggagacatttccaactcttgcaattattgcaagtcaacttcttgcagttccagcttcaactgtagccgttgaacaaacattcagtagtggaggcaacattttggacgaaagaagatcaagattggctccagaatcattggaagctcaagtttgcctcgatgattgggaaagagctaacatgcgacgtcaagaagaacttatccattcatcatcatctgacgaatgggttaatgatggttcaacaacagcgacttccgactccaatgaagatgcgtaggatccaagtccatattttattttttttcacatttgtaaaaattaattacttgtattacatttttgttgtaattattttttaatgaaattaagtctaattctattttttattttttatttttcacatttgtaaaaattaattacttgtattacatacttgtttagttgttttaattatttttaatgaaattattacttatatttcttcaatttttagtagtgtttttttattaaaaatatggttgagaatatttatatttacaattacatttaacaattaaaaatcgaaaccaaaccgaaccgaacaacggaacaaggaccaaaattgaatacaacaatatttaaaaaaaattaaaaaaattcggtttgaaccggaaccggaaccgttgaccgaaccggctcaaaccgttgaccgaaccggtccaaaccgttgaccgaaccggcacgaaccggaaccggaaccgaaccgtcccaaaccgcccttgggcggttcggttcaggttcaaagatttcttgaaccggaaccggcggttcatgaaccgtggccatgtctacccATGGCTTTCTATATTCAGACTAGGGCACTTTTGTCACTAAACCAACAAATGTGAGGGTGTTTCTGGTATTCAGACTAGCCGTATGCTTGGACTTTTTTTCGTGTGAATGATTCAAATTTTtcgttaatttaattatatttttaaatttattttttaaattaatttaacatccTATATattgactatttttttatatgataatttaaatttttcattctttcGATTATTTTCtgagtttatatttttaaattgatttaattctgtacttttatatatataaaaaataaaatacacgtCACGCTCTatttacattaaaataaaaaaattaaattgactcaaaaatataaattaaaaaatataatcaaaataagaaaaattctagaaaaccCGACGGACTTACCGACTGGGTTATCGAaagggggcaaaatcgtaaaaaGACGATTTTGCTCCCACGCCCTactctttccttctccttccaTGGATTTGCCTCTCCCCTGCCATGGTCGCTGCCGTCGCGCCTCGTTGCCCTTGCATCGCCTCGCCTCTGTCGTCTCTCTGCAATCGCCATCTCGCCTCGCCTCACCTCGCCGATAGTCGATGCAGCGACTGTCGGCTCGACGAGACGAGGCGCAGCGGCAGGGCGATGACAGCGGCCATGGCAGGGGAGACGAGAGCAACAGCAGGAGCAGTGGCCtgctttgcaaatttgtaaagtggGGGCGGGGGCAAAATCTTCTGTTTGCTCCCTTTCTATGAGTCGCTCGGTAGGCTCGTCGGGCCTGTAGAATGAccctcaaaataataaaaaattttgagttatgatatcaaaaaaatgtcaaagtacaagaataataaaaaatttagattatttatgaaaaatataaaaattaaactgatttaaaaatataaatataattaaaataataaaaaaaattaaataagcaCAAGAAGAACGTAAGAGTAGGCAAGGAAAAGCATAGGTGTGGCGAAGAAGAATTGGCGTGGAGACAATGGCCACCCGCATCATGCATACAATACTACAAGCAGCATCTCATCATCTGATCTGAACAAAGAAAGATACTTTTTTTCCATAAAAGACTGAGCAGCTAAAGATAATTCTGACAGGAACCCCAATGGTTAGGAAGTAGGAAGGAAAGACGGGCaagttttaaattcatctaacaCAACTCAGAAGATTcagcaacatatatatatatatatatattatatagcaGGTAGTTATCAAATATGCACAACATGCAAAAATAATCAGTAATTTAGAGATTAgattgtataaaaataaaaataaaaataaaaaataaatatgatacaaaataaaaaataatattttaaaaaaaatgtgaaaaaaatatataaataaaaaaatataagaatcgttttaataaatataatttttaagtataaaaattataaaaaatatataagagagCCAGAGATAAAGAGTAGACAGGTAGGAAAGGGGAAAAGAGACGTCGACGACTAGAAGGGAGGTGGGGTGAGTTTGGTGAGGATTAGGGGTAGAGACACATGACAAATTATGATTGACTCGTAACGTGCAATCAACTCACATTAATGtcatgtgtattttttatttgatacaTGCATAAGTATTAGtctcaaatcaataaaaaaattaaaaagtactggatgagaaacaattttaaaaaatgagtaatgagtaacattttaaagttcagtgatcaaataataatagaatgcaAAATTCAATgattattagtgtaattaacctaaaaagaaaatataagaaaatacataactataaaaatataaaaaattatataattttttttataaatataatttttaatataaaaaattttgagttagagatcgaaaaaatttcgtctctaaccTTTTCATGGACACTTTCagctatttttttaatattacataatGACCtcgaaatatttttgaaattataaaaatgatctataaatatttttttagtatttctcGATATTCGGTACAAAAACCGTTTTAGAAACACACTAAAACAATAGGCCAAAACATTTTTGTACATCATAGTTTAGAGAAGCTCACAACAAAGAGACATACACCAAGGAAGAACATGCCAATGTCAATGGctgtggatttttttttttttttttttgagaaccGGTCTAAAGAATGTTCTCTGTTGAGGCAGTGGGTTACaaagaaaattccaaatttcattGACATAGATCACTCATGATCCCAAATCATGAATTTATAATAAACTCATGCTTCCATGACCATGAATTCACAAAACACATTTGAGTTTCAAAACTTTCTTCTCAACCCACtgctttttgtaaaattaatctTGTAGGGGCTTATGTTTTGGGCAAAGAGATACCAGTTATAACCTATAATTTACTGGAAGTTACCTGGGTTTATCAAAGAAACGACATAGCaaactaaaatttatgtagCCGACTCCACGTAGTGGAATATAGGCTTTGAAATGTTGTTATCAAGAAACAGCTTGTAAACAGCAATCAATCCATGTCAATCTTGTCACCCATCAATGTTGTTGACATTCCAGCACCAATATGGTGGGAATGCTATTGAGCGTGTTTAATTCAGTAATTATGTTACAATACACATACCTTGGATTCTAAGGGTGTCTGCAGCTCAAACTAAAGCAAAaatcaaggagaagaaagaTCACCAACATCTTGCATGAGGAAATGGAGCTGTCGTCGCAGGTGCAGAACCTACCAGACATTTACAACACGAAAATTTACAAATAAGAACAAGGTTCTGTTGAATTGAGAAGTCTATATGAAGTCAAAGTGTTACCATGGAATTCTAATGTGGAAGTTTCTGTTAAACATAAAAAGAGATGCTAATTTTTGACCAATTCCATCAATGTATCCTATGAACATCAAAGTCGGATTATCAACTTCCCGTATGCTTGTACCACCTTCAAAACTGAATTTGAAGATATGAAAGACGTGCTGGAACAGTAGGAGGTAGAAGAAACTGTCACAATATGCCAGAAGTAATCGATTTTTAACCCAGAGATGTGGTCAAAGATCGATGAAATATAACAACTGATAATGGAACCATAAAATGCTGTGCATTTGTAACCGGGCCCAAATAATTAACCTAATGTATTTCAACCTTTTTTCAAGACTGATTAAATAAACCAAACTTAAGGATCTATCTTCACTTTATTTGGGGGTCTTGCTGATTTTCATCAAAGAAGGTTTGGCCAAAAGCAAATGCAGTTGGCATCTTTCATTCAAACTGAACAGATTTTGGAGGACTAAGCGGGTCTAAGTTTTGACAAAGTGCTATCCCTCCACATTTCGAGGCATTCTAAGAGTTCTAACAAACTGGAACAATTAATCTTTTTAGTCAAAAAAGACAGATCTCTTAGTGACAGATTTGCCAAATTTGGCAGTATGGACTGGGCCCAGGATTTGGAAAAAGAGCGTATCTTATTCAAATTCTGAATAAAGGTGGAGTCCAGTTCCAGCACAGTTTGCATGCTCTGCTAACACACAATGAGGTAAAGattatttaatgaaaataaaatataaaacctTGGAAATATGAAGTTACCTCCTCTTGTAGTAAAAGTGGAAGATTTTCAGTTTGCGTGAGACTATTCATTTCCGCCCGCAGCTTCTTGTTTTCAATATCAGACCATGTCGGCTCAGGCAGAGCCAATAACAATACTGTCAAAACATCAGCAGTAGATGGATGCATCCCACTGCAATTAATTGAGTCAACACTGGATCCTCTTTGACACCAAGGAATCAGCATATCAACCCTTTGTTTCCCTCCATCAATAATTACTGTTCCAGAAATCAACCTTACTGAATTTTGACCATTACCCTCTAAGAGTTTCGTATTTGAATCCTTAAAGCAAAATGAATTTGATGAACTGGACTTCCCAGACAAAAGTTGTGCTCCTTGGTGACAAACATTTGCTGCAATTTCAGGTAATGTAGTTTTGTTACTCAAGGATGTGATGCACTTGCAGTTTGAACTTTCAGAAGCCAACCATCTGGTCACATGCGCAAATAATTCAGTCTCTTGCACTTGTTTCAGTACCTCTCCCTAAAATCCAAAACTtggagaaatcaaaattcacaacttattattattattattattattattattattattattattattattattatttatttgaattccTGATACACAGTGAAAAGTATATAtaggaaaaatataaaacaaactGTAAAGGACAGACCACAATTTCCAGTAGAAATTGTTAAATGGACAAAGGAAGAAAAGatataaaagaaggaaaaggaaaagccAGGGAAAAGGAGAGCTAGGAAAATgtaaaaaaagtaagaaaagaaCCTTCAATTCAAgccttttcttctcctcttcactTAATATTGTGTTCTCATCCTCCGATCTTCGGACTTCTGCAGCCCACTTGATGAATTCATTAAAATCAGAAGGTAGTGATGCAATTAGTTTGAAGAGTAGTTCCTGAACATCTTTTATATCCTCTGACTTCAGCAGGAATGGAACATCATGAATTAAGTACTTCATAATACTGATCCAACTCCCATCTTTACAACTCTAGAGAAAAGTTTACAGTCATGATAAGCATTAGAAAAAAGTATATATACAGGAACATGAAACATGCTTTTTGGGCTCATgaaaacccaattttttttttatttaactagaACAAAGAGAACAGAACTGCAGGCaggaattttaattctaaaattactTGTGAAGCAAAACTTTCTATATTCTGAGAAATTTCAAGACCTTAATTCCACATAccattaaaagaagaaagtaaacagaaaaggggaagagaaggaaatggCAGAAGAAAAAACTCGATAACTTTTATCAGCTTGTTTGCAGAGGGAAGTGGAGGCATGGAAAGCAAGCAATAAAAAGGGCAGAGGTCTTTAGAACCCTCTTAACTAATTCTGCGATGTTGTACTTTGgacaaaaatattctaaatgaCTCCCACTTCAAGTGATAGTTTTTCATGGTGCTTGAGCACATAATTCCAGTACCCTGTTACTCTCCTCCTTGGATGGACCAGATTGAAGGAAACTACAAGAAAAGGGTATTCCAAATGCACGAAACTCATTGCTTTGCGAGAGTTGGGAAAGGGTTTGTTTTTGTATGCAACTTTTCCCTTGCTTTGGAATGAGGCcatttccacaactcaaacctgtATGACCTTCCAGACACGAAATAGCAACCTTACTGTTGCTACCAAGGTTAAggtaatatgtataatatttttttcttcagaATTTTATCCATTACTTTATGTTGTCTTAGACGAAATGTGCATAAATTCATATGCTGCGCTACCATACCAAAGAGTTGCACTCCAGTGCTAGTGGAATATGGCACTAATCTACAAAACTAAATGTTATTTGCAGATTTAGGTGGTTTTTCCTTTGTCCCTAATTGTAACCATTTCCAAGCACCAAATGGAGCAGAGTATTCCACGTGCTAAGTTTATTGATGTTCTTGACATTGATGACTGGAAGGTTGTTGATCAAGAAGGAAGAAGCAAAACGGACAATCAAATAAAGTcagagataaataaataaataacacaacAGGATGAAAACAAAGGGCCAACTTGAACAGTACCACTGTATAAAGAATGGATGGTGCATTTTCAAGCCTTGAAAGAATCATGAACCTGCAAATGATGGAATTACAGTAAATAAGGGGAATAAGACCAAACAACCACAAACACTTAGCAAAAGGTAGTGTGCTCATGTGCTGACATGTAAAATACCTCAAGAACTACAACATACTCTCTATAGTGGACAACTTAAATTTAGAAGTCAAAGACACATGACAGGATAATTACAGAGTTCCATTAAGATTGGGTAATCAGAGATACAACTCCCAGATATTTATTCATTGTCTGTGAAATGGACAATGGAAAGGAGATGAAAAAAGCTGAAGAAACACAAATggcaacaaataaataaaagaaaaaaaactcaagaatttttattatcattactgCTTATGGAGtctgatataaaaaaaaaaaaatgcatgcaATTACTTACCCATGCCCAAACCATACACAGTCTGCAATATCCTTCATAGTCCAGCATTATTTTCTCAACAGGTCAAACCCAGACAAAACTGGAACAAACACCACAGCTATGGAGGTTCTGAATTTCAGTTGAATTAAGAAATTCTAGCTGAAAATAACTTTCTTCTAGCTTGAAGTTAGACTGAGATGTCCATCTTGCATGAAACTTAACACTTTGCCCTTATTGAAATTGATGACCATGCCAATAAATAGCAACAGATGCAACTTGTAATGTTtacaaaggaaaaatgaaaaatgttaatGTTATAATAGATTTCACTGAGTTAATTGTTCCCAACTGTCCCCTTCCATAAGTGACAATGGTGATAATATGTTTTTCTTTCACATGGTCGCACAAAGTACTGCCATCCTAATCAGACTCTTGAGAAAGACATTTGTAAATTGCATATCAAAGAGTTTTGTTTCAAGGTAATAAGTTTATATTAGTCAAGGATGTAGTATTCAAGGAGCTTAGACCTGGAAAAGCATCAAGGCAATGAAAAAAGAGACAAATATCAGTTGTGGTCCAAAGGGCATGATCTCCAGCCAAAGAAAATCAGGCCACGGCATCCACTGCACTCAAGTCACAATATGGTGCTCCACCTATTgtcaaaatctatttttgttAGACAAAACTATTACAGTACATGAGCTGGGATCCCAGCATTGTTCCTagctattaaaatttatcaataaatagaGCTGTGAAATCGAAAGCTCTGAGCTCAGTAAGGGTGACAACTGTTGTGCTCCGAAGCTCCTACAAATGAGAATGAACACACAGTAATAGCCTATGACATAGGgcacaaaaacatatttttatgaCCAGCCAACAACACACAACCTGGGCAGTGACATAACTTCATTCTAACCACCAAACCACACAATTATAGGCCATACCATGGTTGCACCTTTGAATTTGGGAAACTCTTATATTCAGCTCCCAACCTAGACAGGCATGTGCTTCCTGATAGGGGATTTTGGTTTCTAGAACTTGCATGTCATGTGGACCTCAACAGTGACCCTAGCATCTATAGGCCAGATCATCATATTAGACATTTCAGACCATGAGAAGGTAGCCGAAGGAGAGTATCAAGAGTCTACATCCAACACACACAAAGGCATAGACCTCTAGGAGATTTTCAAGAGCAGGTATAGCAGATTCCAGTGGTGACATGGAATTTGGCACAGCAGTCTATCAAAAGAAGTCATTGCTGAGAGGTTAGATAAAGAAATATCTATACCAACTGAAGGCAaatacattgaaatgttgtCAGCAGCTAACAGTTTTTATTCACTAaattatgtgtgtattttttaAAGCTTCTTCGCTTAAGTTATACTTTAACAGGAATGCCATTTCTACCATATTATTCAGTGCAGCATACTGAAAACTTATCACTTACCCCCTATAATGTCCTGTTGAATTGTCAATGGTATTCATGGCTTCCCAAAGAAGTGAAAGAGGGATCCAGTGAGGAGGATATTTAAACCGAGCAACATCCAAGATAAGAACCATATCTCTTCCAGCATGATACCCTCCAATAGGTGAAAAATGACCAGTTCCTGTCTGCAACCAAATGAAAGAACAAGTTTGCAACCCCCCATCTTGAAATTTCCAGAGTGAGGAATCAGTAACCAAATAGAGAAATTTTGTCCTTTTATTCTACAAGATGTTTGTTAACAAGTACATTTTGAATGAATATCATAACTGCAATATAGACAGAATAgttacacacacaaacacaggCTACTTCTTTATCATTCTTTTCCAGATTCtaacataattaaattgtattttggGTTTCTGCCTACCATTGatacagaaaataaagaacGGTGATGAAACACATTTAATACTTTTTAGCATCTCCAAGTACAGTGTTCCTATATTATAATTGACATCATAAGTTGTAGATATCAATTCAGTTGCCACAACTGTACTGGCAAAGAGGCAAATGTACATTTTGCTAACCATGTATGTGCATAAATATCTTCAGTACCCTTTTGTACCTATATAaacaaatttcttttcttttttttttttttttggtttgctAAGGAAAAGAGGAAGGTGGGGCAACCGGCGTAGCAACTCCCTCTGGGCGTGACCATGAGGGCTATTCCTCACTAGGGAATGTTTGGTTTGAGCTATAGCTATTGCCGAGACAGTGAGCCCACCACCCCAGCCCCACTGCAGTTCACAACATTGGGCCTTATATCCACCGCCCTTTTTGACATCATGGGTCTGGGTCATCCTGCAAGAAGGATGGGTTTAAGGTTCGAACCTCAAACCTAGGGGACACAGGAGAACTTTTGAACTGCTGGCTACCACCACGGTGGTATATAAACAAATTTCTAACTGT
The Diospyros lotus cultivar Yz01 chromosome 12, ASM1463336v1, whole genome shotgun sequence DNA segment above includes these coding regions:
- the LOC127814138 gene encoding glutathione gamma-glutamylcysteinyltransferase 3-like isoform X1 → MAVATFYRRVLPSPPAIDFASPEGEELFVEALSTGSMEGFFKLISYYQTQSEPAYCGLASLAMVLNSLAIDPGRKWKGPWRWFDDSMLDCCEPLGKIKEEGISFGKVVCLAYCNGGNVEAFRANESTIDHFRSCVVSCAASQDCHMITSYHREKLEQTGTGHFSPIGGYHAGRDMVLILDVARFKYPPHWIPLSLLWEAMNTIDNSTGHYRGFMILSRLENAPSILYTVSCKDGSWISIMKYLIHDVPFLLKSEDIKDVQELLFKLIASLPSDFNEFIKWAAEVRRSEDENTILSEEEKKRLELKGEVLKQVQETELFAHVTRWLASESSNCKCITSLSNKTTLPEIAANVCHQGAQLLSGKSSSSNSFCFKDSNTKLLEGNGQNSVRLISGTVIIDGGKQRVDMLIPWCQRGSSVDSINCSGMHPSTADVLTVLLLALPEPTWSDIENKKLRAEMNSLTQTENLPLLLQEEHVFHIFKFSFEGGTSIREVDNPTLMFIGYIDGIGQKLASLFMFNRNFHIRIPWFCTCDDSSISSCKMLVIFLLLDFCFSLSCRHP
- the LOC127814138 gene encoding glutathione gamma-glutamylcysteinyltransferase 3-like isoform X3; the protein is MAVATFYRRVLPSPPAIDFASPEGEELFVEALSTGSMEGFFKLISYYQTQSEPAYCGLASLAMVLNSLAIDPGRKWKGPWRWFDDSMLDCCEPLGKIKEEGISFGKVVCLAYCNGGNVEAFRANESTIDHFRSCVVSCAASQDCHMITSYHREKLEQTGTGHFSPIGGYHAGRDMVLILDVARFKYPPHWIPLSLLWEAMNTIDNSTGHYRGFMILSRLENAPSILYTVSCKDGSWISIMKYLIHDVPFLLKSEDIKDVQELLFKLIASLPSDFNEFIKWAAEVRRSEDENTILSEEEKKRLELKGEVLKQVQETELFAHVTRWLASESSNCKCITSLSNKTTLPEIAANVCHQGAQLLSGKSSSSNSFCFKDSNTKLLEGNGQNSVRLISGTVIIDGGKQRVDMLIPWCQRGSSVDSINCSGMHPSTADVLTVLLLALPEPTWSDIENKKLRAEMNSLTQTENLPLLLQEEVLHLRRQLHFLMQDVGDLSSP
- the LOC127814138 gene encoding glutathione gamma-glutamylcysteinyltransferase 3-like isoform X4 encodes the protein MLDCCEPLGKIKEEGISFGKVVCLAYCNGGNVEAFRANESTIDHFRSCVVSCAASQDCHMITSYHREKLEQTGTGHFSPIGGYHAGRDMVLILDVARFKYPPHWIPLSLLWEAMNTIDNSTGHYRGFMILSRLENAPSILYTVSCKDGSWISIMKYLIHDVPFLLKSEDIKDVQELLFKLIASLPSDFNEFIKWAAEVRRSEDENTILSEEEKKRLELKGEVLKQVQETELFAHVTRWLASESSNCKCITSLSNKTTLPEIAANVCHQGAQLLSGKSSSSNSFCFKDSNTKLLEGNGQNSVRLISGTVIIDGGKQRVDMLIPWCQRGSSVDSINCSGMHPSTADVLTVLLLALPEPTWSDIENKKLRAEMNSLTQTENLPLLLQEEHVFHIFKFSFEGGTSIREVDNPTLMFIGYIDGIGQKLASLFMFNRNFHIRIPWFCTCDDSSISSCKMLVIFLLLDFCFSLSCRHP
- the LOC127814138 gene encoding glutathione gamma-glutamylcysteinyltransferase 3-like isoform X2, with product MAVATFYRRVLPSPPAIDFASPEGEELFVEALSTGSMEGFFKLISYYQTQSEPAYCGLASLAMVLNSLAIDPGRKWKGPWRWFDDSMLDCCEPLGKIKEEGISFGKVVCLAYCNGGNVEAFRANESTIDHFRSCVVSCAASQDCHMITSYHREKLEQTGTGHFSPIGGYHAGRDMVLILDVARFKYPPHWIPLSLLWEAMNTIDNSTGHYRGFMILSRLENAPSILYTVSCKDGSWISIMKYLIHDVPFLLKSEDIKDVQELLFKLIASLPSDFNEFIKWAAEVRRSEDENTILSEEEKKRLELKGEVLKQVQETELFAHVTRWLASESSNCKCITSLSNKTTLPEIAANVCHQGAQLLSGKSSSSNSFCFKDSNTKLLEGNGQNSVRLISGTVIIDGGKQRVDMLIPWCQRGSSVDSINCSGMHPSTADVLTVLLLALPEPTWSDIENKKLRAEMNSLTQTENLPLLLQEESMQTVLELDSTFIQNLNKIRSFSKSWAQSILPNLANLSLRDLSFLTKKINCSSLLELLECLEMWRDSTLSKLRPA